One window of the Flexivirga oryzae genome contains the following:
- the nuoI gene encoding NADH-quinone oxidoreductase subunit NuoI: MRRTVVADTNKQGFLEELFAPVAGFGVTFATMFRKVATEEYPEEKRPTQLRFHGRHQLNRHPDGLEKCVGCELCAWACPADAILVEGADNDDASGQRFSPGERYGRVYQINYLRCIFCGLCIEACPTRALTMTNEYELADNNRADLIFTKDQLLAPLQSGMVPAPHPMVQGMDEKDYYKGKVTGATTEQEEWVRAHHSDDDADASGAPADEGKTA, encoded by the coding sequence ATGCGGAGGACAGTCGTGGCTGACACGAACAAGCAGGGCTTCCTGGAGGAACTCTTCGCGCCGGTGGCCGGCTTCGGGGTCACCTTCGCGACGATGTTCCGCAAGGTGGCGACCGAGGAGTACCCCGAGGAGAAGCGCCCCACGCAGCTGCGCTTCCACGGGCGGCACCAGCTCAACCGGCACCCGGACGGGCTGGAGAAGTGCGTCGGCTGTGAGCTGTGCGCGTGGGCCTGCCCGGCCGACGCCATCCTGGTGGAGGGCGCCGACAACGACGACGCGTCCGGCCAGCGGTTCTCACCCGGTGAGCGGTACGGCCGCGTCTACCAGATCAACTACCTGCGCTGCATCTTCTGCGGCCTGTGCATCGAGGCGTGCCCGACCCGGGCACTCACGATGACCAACGAGTACGAACTCGCCGACAACAACCGCGCCGACCTGATCTTCACCAAGGACCAGCTGCTGGCACCGTTGCAGTCCGGTATGGTGCCCGCGCCGCACCCGATGGTCCAGGGCATGGACGAGAAGGACTACTACAAGGGCAAGGTGACGGGCGCGACCACCGAGCAGGAGGAGTGGGTGCGCGCGCACCACTCCGACGACGACGCGGATGCGTCGGGCGCTCCCGCGGACGAAGGGAAAACGGCATGA
- a CDS encoding NADH-quinone oxidoreductase subunit J: MRLGGAEATLFFFGAPLAVAGALALLFARKAVHAAVGMALTMVLLGVFYIAEQAEFLGIIQIFVYSGAVMMLFLFVIMLVGVDSSDSLVETIRGQRIAGILLALAVMCSLLVSVAKISFGAAKGLKTVNETTGNVSGLANLIFGPYVWAFEVTSALLITAAIGAMLLAHRERLRPKASQADWARARVRSNKYVAGLPVPGVYARSNAADLPALLPDGTPAEASVQRVLRARGQVAPPGPNIAAALEIEGEAGDMTSQEVADQRGDL; this comes from the coding sequence ATGAGGCTCGGTGGCGCGGAGGCAACGCTGTTCTTCTTCGGTGCCCCGCTCGCGGTCGCCGGTGCGCTGGCGCTGCTGTTCGCTCGCAAGGCCGTCCACGCGGCCGTCGGCATGGCGCTGACGATGGTCCTGCTCGGGGTGTTCTACATCGCCGAGCAGGCCGAGTTCCTGGGCATCATCCAGATCTTCGTCTACTCCGGCGCGGTCATGATGCTGTTCCTCTTCGTGATCATGCTCGTCGGCGTCGACTCCTCCGACTCACTCGTCGAGACGATCAGGGGCCAGCGGATCGCCGGCATCCTGCTCGCCCTGGCGGTCATGTGCAGCCTGCTGGTCAGCGTCGCGAAGATCAGCTTCGGCGCCGCCAAGGGGCTGAAGACGGTCAACGAGACCACCGGCAACGTCAGCGGCCTGGCCAACCTGATCTTCGGCCCGTACGTGTGGGCGTTCGAGGTCACCTCGGCGCTGCTGATCACCGCCGCCATCGGCGCGATGCTGCTGGCCCACCGCGAGCGGCTGCGCCCGAAGGCGTCCCAGGCCGACTGGGCGCGGGCGCGGGTGCGCAGCAACAAGTACGTCGCCGGCCTGCCCGTGCCGGGTGTCTACGCCCGCAGCAACGCGGCCGACCTGCCGGCGCTGCTGCCGGACGGCACCCCGGCGGAGGCCTCGGTCCAGCGCGTGCTGCGGGCCCGCGGCCAGGTCGCACCCCCCGGACCCAACATCGCCGCCGCCCTGGAGATCGAGGGCGAGGCCGGGGACATGACGAGCCAGGAAGTGGCCGACCAGAGGGGTGACCTGTAA
- the nuoN gene encoding NADH-quinone oxidoreductase subunit NuoN: MTSTFTQAHISYAAVVPMLVIFGAALVGVLVESFLPRAQRYWVQLGVSLVGIVASFLTLVLISRNNQGVTAGDAVVIDGPALMLQGTVLVISFFAVMLMAERFDLPTADAFTQSGASVPGSPLEANSVKLGATTTEIFPLVLFSVGGMMLFVASGDLLVMFIALEVLSLPLYILTGMARRRRLLSQEASLKYFLLGAFSSAFFLFGSALVYGATGTIKFADLATAIGTVTGRDDILIPGAFLIGVGLLFKVSAAPFHGWAPDVYQGAPSPVSGFMATTVKVAGFGALLRMFYVALDGLSWNWQPLLAIVAVLTMVVGAVFAVTQTDMKRLLAYSSISHAGFLLVGVVALNKTGLSGTMFYLVAYSFTTLAAFGMVPLVRSAGSEATHLSQWAGLGKTSPVVAATFSFLLLGFAGIPLTSGFTAKFALFSGAVGHGATWLVVVAMVMSAVTAFVYIRIIVLMYFSDPNGDTHVLIPSPLTGVAVTVGALATLVLGVAPAPLLNLAQHSALFIR, encoded by the coding sequence GTGACCTCCACCTTCACCCAGGCACACATCTCGTATGCCGCCGTCGTGCCGATGTTGGTCATCTTCGGCGCGGCGCTGGTGGGTGTCCTCGTCGAGTCGTTCCTGCCGCGCGCGCAGCGCTACTGGGTGCAGCTCGGCGTCTCCCTGGTCGGCATCGTCGCCAGCTTCCTGACCCTGGTGCTCATCTCGCGCAACAACCAGGGCGTCACCGCCGGCGACGCGGTCGTGATCGACGGGCCGGCGCTGATGCTGCAGGGCACCGTGCTGGTGATCTCGTTCTTCGCGGTCATGCTGATGGCCGAGCGGTTCGACCTGCCGACCGCCGACGCGTTCACCCAGTCGGGTGCGTCGGTGCCCGGTTCGCCGCTGGAGGCCAACTCGGTCAAGCTCGGCGCGACCACCACCGAGATCTTCCCGCTGGTGCTCTTCTCGGTCGGCGGCATGATGCTCTTCGTCGCCTCCGGTGACCTGCTGGTGATGTTCATCGCGCTCGAGGTGCTGTCGCTGCCGCTCTACATCCTCACCGGGATGGCGCGCCGCCGGCGGCTGCTGTCGCAGGAGGCGTCGCTGAAGTACTTCCTGCTCGGTGCGTTCTCCTCGGCGTTCTTCCTGTTCGGTTCGGCGCTGGTCTACGGCGCCACCGGGACGATCAAGTTCGCCGACCTGGCCACCGCGATCGGCACCGTCACCGGCCGCGACGACATCCTCATCCCGGGTGCGTTCCTGATCGGTGTCGGCCTGCTCTTCAAGGTCTCGGCCGCGCCGTTCCACGGCTGGGCGCCGGACGTCTACCAGGGTGCTCCGAGCCCGGTCTCCGGCTTCATGGCGACCACCGTGAAGGTGGCCGGCTTCGGTGCGCTGCTGCGGATGTTCTACGTGGCCCTCGACGGTCTGTCCTGGAACTGGCAGCCGTTGCTGGCGATCGTCGCCGTCCTGACGATGGTCGTGGGTGCGGTGTTCGCCGTGACCCAGACCGACATGAAGCGGCTGCTGGCCTACAGCTCCATCTCGCACGCCGGCTTCCTGCTGGTGGGCGTCGTGGCCCTCAACAAGACCGGCCTGTCCGGGACCATGTTCTACCTGGTCGCCTACAGCTTCACCACGCTCGCCGCGTTCGGGATGGTGCCGCTGGTGCGGTCGGCCGGCTCCGAGGCGACCCATCTGTCGCAGTGGGCGGGCCTGGGCAAGACCAGCCCGGTCGTGGCGGCGACGTTCTCGTTCCTGCTGCTCGGTTTCGCCGGCATCCCGCTGACCTCCGGTTTCACCGCGAAGTTCGCGCTGTTCTCCGGCGCGGTCGGGCACGGCGCGACCTGGCTGGTGGTCGTGGCGATGGTGATGAGCGCGGTGACCGCGTTCGTCTACATCCGGATCATCGTGCTGATGTACTTCTCCGACCCCAACGGTGACACCCACGTGCTGATCCCGTCACCGCTGACCGGTGTCGCGGTGACCGTCGGTGCGCTCGCGACGCTCGTGCTGGGTGTGGCGCCGGCGCCGCTGCTGAACCTCGCGCAGCACTCCGCGCTGTTCATCCGATGA
- a CDS encoding NADH-quinone oxidoreductase subunit G — MTTVTSPASGGDAATPPPEDSVSLTIDGVPVTVPKGTLVIRAAEQVGIQIPRFCDHPLLDPVGACRQCLVEVSDAGNGRGMPKPQASCTLAVAEGMKVETQLTSPVADKAQHGQMEFLLINHPLDCPVCDKGGECPLQNQAMSNGRAKSRFEDVKRTYPKPINISSQVLLDRDRCILCARCTRFSDQIAGDPFIALIERGALQQVGIYEEKPFQSYFSGNTVQICPVGALTGAAYRFRSRPFDLVSTPSACEHCASGCSIRTDHRRGVVLRRMALEAPEVNEEWNCDKGRWAFKYATTNRLQTPLVRDEKGDLRVAAWPEALEIAAKGIAAAKAAGGVGVLTGGRISSEDAYAYSKFARLVLGTNDIDFRSRPLSAEEADFLAHAVVATGPDGGAVTFTDLEQAPSVLLVGFEPEEESPIVFLRLRKGNRKHGTKVFAVAPFVTRGLDKMGGTLIAAAPGTEAEVLDAIAGASGDLEKVAAELSSDSIILVGERMATVPGALSSVLALAQAKDARVAWVPRRAGERGALEAGAIGNLLPGGRPVADAAARGEVGSVWGEGDLPELPGRDTDSILAAAASGELAGLIIGGVDPRDLAAQEAAQDGLEKAFVVSLELRESPVAPYADVILPVAAQQEKAGSYVNWEGRVRPFEKAVDSTDIPDFRVLDLLAAELGEFLGTRTVDQIRAELAELGPWDGDRPVRPRVRSRGVPRPLIGEAVLATWTHLLDKGVLQDGEPYLAGTAVPSVARMSEATAAGARVREGDQVQVSTKQGAITLPVVITQMPDHVVWVPTNSIDSAVRATLGADGGAIVTLAKAPATVSDTTKEDAQ; from the coding sequence ATGACGACCGTCACCTCACCCGCATCCGGCGGTGACGCCGCGACCCCGCCGCCGGAGGACTCGGTCTCGCTGACGATCGACGGTGTCCCCGTCACCGTGCCCAAGGGCACCCTGGTGATCCGGGCCGCCGAGCAGGTCGGCATCCAGATCCCGCGGTTCTGCGACCACCCGCTGCTGGACCCGGTCGGCGCCTGCCGGCAGTGCCTCGTCGAGGTCTCCGACGCCGGCAACGGCCGCGGTATGCCGAAGCCGCAGGCGTCCTGCACGCTGGCCGTCGCCGAGGGCATGAAGGTCGAGACCCAGCTGACCTCCCCGGTCGCCGACAAGGCGCAGCACGGTCAGATGGAGTTCCTGCTGATCAACCACCCGCTGGACTGCCCGGTCTGCGACAAGGGCGGCGAGTGCCCGCTGCAGAACCAGGCGATGTCCAACGGCCGGGCCAAGAGCCGTTTCGAGGACGTCAAGCGCACCTACCCCAAGCCGATCAACATCTCCTCGCAGGTGCTGCTCGACCGCGACCGGTGCATCCTGTGCGCCCGCTGCACCCGCTTCTCCGACCAGATCGCCGGCGACCCGTTCATCGCACTGATCGAGCGCGGCGCGCTGCAGCAGGTCGGCATCTACGAGGAGAAGCCGTTCCAGTCCTACTTCTCCGGCAACACCGTGCAGATCTGCCCGGTCGGCGCGTTGACCGGTGCGGCATACCGCTTCCGGTCCCGCCCGTTCGACCTGGTGTCGACGCCGTCCGCCTGTGAGCACTGCGCCAGCGGCTGCTCGATCCGCACCGACCACCGCCGTGGTGTGGTGCTGCGCCGGATGGCGCTGGAGGCGCCGGAGGTCAACGAGGAGTGGAACTGCGACAAGGGCCGTTGGGCGTTCAAGTACGCCACGACGAACCGGCTGCAGACCCCGCTGGTCCGGGACGAGAAGGGTGACCTGCGGGTGGCGGCGTGGCCGGAGGCCCTGGAGATCGCGGCCAAGGGCATCGCCGCGGCGAAGGCCGCCGGCGGCGTCGGTGTGCTGACCGGTGGCCGGATCAGCTCCGAGGATGCCTACGCCTACAGCAAGTTCGCCCGCCTGGTGCTCGGCACCAACGACATCGACTTCCGGTCGCGGCCGCTGTCGGCCGAGGAGGCCGACTTCTTGGCCCACGCGGTCGTCGCCACCGGACCCGACGGCGGCGCCGTGACGTTCACCGACTTGGAGCAGGCGCCCTCGGTGCTCCTCGTGGGCTTCGAGCCCGAGGAGGAGTCGCCGATCGTCTTCCTGCGGTTGCGCAAGGGCAACCGCAAGCACGGCACCAAGGTGTTCGCGGTGGCCCCGTTCGTCACCCGCGGGCTGGACAAGATGGGCGGCACGCTGATCGCGGCCGCCCCCGGCACCGAGGCCGAGGTGCTCGACGCGATCGCCGGTGCCAGTGGCGACCTGGAGAAGGTCGCCGCCGAGCTGAGCTCCGACTCGATCATCCTGGTCGGCGAACGGATGGCGACCGTGCCCGGTGCGCTGTCCTCGGTGCTCGCGCTGGCGCAGGCCAAGGACGCCCGGGTGGCGTGGGTGCCGCGGCGGGCCGGTGAGCGCGGCGCGCTCGAGGCCGGCGCGATCGGCAACCTGCTGCCCGGTGGCCGCCCGGTCGCCGACGCGGCGGCCCGCGGTGAGGTCGGCTCCGTCTGGGGCGAGGGCGACCTGCCCGAGCTGCCGGGCCGGGACACCGACAGCATCCTCGCGGCCGCGGCCTCCGGTGAGCTCGCCGGACTGATCATCGGTGGCGTCGACCCGCGTGACCTGGCTGCCCAGGAGGCCGCCCAGGACGGCCTGGAGAAGGCGTTCGTCGTCTCGCTGGAGCTGCGCGAGAGCCCGGTGGCGCCCTACGCGGACGTCATCCTGCCGGTCGCCGCCCAGCAGGAGAAGGCCGGCTCGTACGTCAACTGGGAGGGTCGCGTGCGGCCCTTCGAGAAGGCCGTCGACAGCACCGACATACCCGACTTCCGGGTCCTGGACCTGCTGGCCGCGGAGCTCGGGGAGTTCCTCGGCACCCGCACGGTCGACCAGATCCGCGCCGAACTCGCGGAGCTCGGCCCCTGGGACGGCGACCGCCCGGTCCGGCCGCGGGTGAGGTCCCGCGGGGTGCCGCGCCCGCTCATCGGTGAGGCGGTGCTCGCGACCTGGACGCACCTGCTCGACAAGGGTGTGCTGCAGGACGGGGAGCCCTACCTGGCCGGCACCGCCGTCCCGTCCGTCGCCCGTATGTCGGAGGCGACCGCCGCCGGCGCCCGCGTCCGCGAGGGCGACCAGGTCCAGGTGTCCACCAAACAGGGCGCGATCACCCTTCCGGTGGTCATCACCCAGATGCCCGACCACGTCGTGTGGGTGCCGACCAATTCGATCGACAGCGCGGTGCGTGCCACCCTCGGTGCCGACGGTGGCGCGATCGTCACGCTCGCGAAGGCACCGGCGACGGTGTCGGACACGACCAAGGAGGACGCACAGTGA
- the nuoL gene encoding NADH-quinone oxidoreductase subunit L, translated as MIGLPALGAALLLLGGKKLDKAGPIIAVLLSWAAFVIGLLILLELRGKDPADRSMHLHLYSWLPAGKIDLSAGLLMDQLSLTFVMLITFVGSLILVYSLGYMEHDPDKRRFFAYLNLFVASMLLLVLADSYLLLFVGWEGVGLASYLLIGFWNWNPEYATAANKAFFLNRIGDMGMLLAMFIMFWAWGNLDFAHVNAAVAGTGEGTLLAVGLCLLVAACGKSAQFPLQSWLGDAMAGPTPVSALIHAATMVTAGVYLIVRSHVIFNASENARLAVCIVGAVTLFGGAIIGCAKDDLKKALAASTMSQIGYMVLAAGLGPVGYAFAIFHLVTHGFFKAGLFLGAGSVMHGMNDQVNMRRFGGLWVVMKITWVTFGLGFLAIIGFPGLSGFWSKDKIIEGAFEGSGWKPWVFGLAALIAAGITAFYMSRMFFMTFMGKRRWTEDVHPHESPLTMTIPMMVLAIGSAFLGLILGPTGIITDWLEPVVGKHEDSNAVLGAGPLMVLTFVLMVIGIALAWKMYWRDTVPVTPPVGSPLTQAARRDLGQDDFNEAFVRRPGLHLTRSLVFFDNKVVDGVGNGSAAGIGGSSARLKKIQNGYVRTYSLTMLVGVVAILGAWWVVQ; from the coding sequence ATGATCGGCCTGCCGGCGCTGGGCGCAGCGTTGCTGCTGCTCGGCGGCAAGAAGCTGGACAAGGCCGGCCCGATCATCGCGGTGCTGCTCTCCTGGGCGGCGTTCGTCATCGGCCTGCTGATCCTGCTGGAGCTGCGCGGCAAGGACCCGGCCGACCGGTCGATGCACCTGCATCTCTACTCGTGGCTGCCGGCCGGCAAGATCGACCTGTCCGCAGGTCTGCTGATGGACCAGCTGTCGCTGACGTTCGTCATGCTGATCACGTTCGTCGGCTCGCTGATCCTGGTCTACTCGCTGGGTTACATGGAGCACGACCCGGACAAGCGCCGGTTCTTCGCCTACCTCAACCTCTTCGTCGCCAGCATGTTGCTGCTGGTGCTCGCGGACTCCTACCTGCTGCTGTTCGTCGGCTGGGAGGGCGTCGGCCTGGCGTCATACCTGCTCATCGGGTTCTGGAACTGGAACCCCGAGTACGCCACCGCAGCCAACAAGGCGTTCTTCCTCAACCGCATCGGTGACATGGGCATGCTGCTCGCGATGTTCATCATGTTCTGGGCCTGGGGCAACCTCGACTTCGCGCACGTCAACGCCGCGGTCGCGGGCACCGGCGAGGGCACGCTGCTCGCGGTCGGGCTGTGCCTGCTGGTGGCCGCCTGCGGTAAGTCCGCGCAGTTCCCGCTGCAGTCCTGGCTGGGCGACGCGATGGCCGGCCCGACGCCGGTCTCGGCGCTGATCCACGCGGCAACCATGGTGACCGCGGGTGTCTACCTGATCGTGCGCAGCCACGTGATCTTCAACGCCTCCGAGAACGCCCGCCTCGCGGTCTGCATCGTCGGTGCGGTCACGCTCTTCGGCGGTGCGATCATCGGTTGCGCCAAGGACGACCTGAAGAAGGCGCTGGCCGCCTCGACCATGTCGCAGATCGGCTACATGGTGCTGGCGGCCGGGCTCGGCCCGGTCGGCTACGCCTTCGCGATCTTCCACCTGGTGACGCACGGCTTCTTCAAGGCCGGCCTCTTCCTCGGTGCCGGCTCGGTCATGCACGGGATGAACGACCAGGTCAACATGCGCCGGTTCGGTGGCCTGTGGGTGGTCATGAAGATCACCTGGGTCACCTTCGGCCTGGGTTTCCTGGCGATCATCGGTTTCCCGGGGCTGTCCGGTTTTTGGTCCAAGGACAAGATCATCGAGGGCGCGTTCGAGGGTTCCGGCTGGAAGCCGTGGGTCTTCGGCCTGGCGGCGCTCATCGCCGCGGGCATCACCGCGTTCTACATGTCGCGGATGTTCTTCATGACCTTCATGGGCAAGCGCCGGTGGACCGAGGACGTGCACCCGCACGAGTCGCCGCTCACGATGACCATCCCGATGATGGTGCTGGCCATCGGCTCGGCCTTCCTCGGCCTCATCCTCGGCCCGACCGGCATCATCACCGACTGGCTGGAGCCGGTCGTGGGCAAGCACGAGGACAGCAACGCCGTCCTGGGTGCCGGCCCGCTGATGGTGCTGACCTTCGTGCTGATGGTCATCGGCATCGCGCTCGCCTGGAAGATGTACTGGCGCGACACCGTGCCGGTCACCCCGCCGGTGGGCTCGCCGCTCACCCAGGCCGCTCGTCGCGACCTCGGCCAGGACGACTTCAACGAAGCCTTCGTGCGGCGCCCCGGCCTGCACCTGACCCGGTCGCTGGTCTTCTTCGACAACAAGGTCGTGGACGGCGTCGGCAACGGGTCGGCGGCCGGCATCGGCGGCAGCTCCGCTCGACTGAAGAAGATACAGAACGGTTACGTGCGTACTTACTCCTTGACGATGCTCGTCGGCGTCGTCGCAATCCTCGGCGCCTGGTGGGTGGTGCAGTGA
- the nuoH gene encoding NADH-quinone oxidoreductase subunit NuoH, which produces MSVVALAGPALAAASTDNPAADFSDTPWWLSLIKAVLLFVFLLLNTLIVIWFERRVIGRMQQRPGPNRVGPFGLLQTLADGVKLALKEDLTPRKADKLMFILAPIIAGAMAFVSFAIIPLSGSVWMFGHYTPLQLTDVPVAVLLVLAVAGVGVYGIVLAGWSSGSTYPLLGGLRSSAQVISYEIAMGLALVAVFLYAGSMSTSQIVLAQKSLWYCIPAFFSFAVYIVTMVGETNRLPFDLAEGEGELTGGFHTEYSSLKFAMFFLGEYVNMFTVSALATTLFLGGWQAPPGIAAIGGGMFNGGWWGLLWFVIKLWLFMFFFVWLRGSLPRVRYDQFMRLGWKVLIPSTLVWVVAVAFLRASNEGFLGHSTVFNGRMHRSTLIVIVIIVLLVLAVAWIYDYKAAAREKAIPPEPTEIDPFAGGYPVPPMPGQTLREPAPALTPSTAYQTSETDSDAEDSRG; this is translated from the coding sequence GTGAGTGTCGTTGCACTCGCCGGCCCGGCGCTGGCCGCAGCCAGCACCGACAACCCGGCGGCCGACTTCAGCGACACCCCCTGGTGGCTGTCGCTGATCAAGGCGGTCCTGCTGTTCGTCTTCCTGCTGCTCAACACGCTGATCGTCATCTGGTTCGAGCGGCGCGTGATCGGCCGGATGCAGCAGCGCCCGGGCCCCAACCGGGTCGGACCGTTCGGTCTGCTGCAGACGCTGGCCGACGGTGTGAAGCTGGCGCTGAAGGAGGACCTGACGCCCCGCAAGGCGGACAAGCTGATGTTCATCCTGGCGCCGATCATCGCCGGCGCCATGGCGTTCGTGTCGTTCGCGATCATCCCGCTGTCCGGCAGCGTGTGGATGTTCGGCCACTACACCCCGCTGCAGCTGACCGACGTGCCGGTCGCCGTGCTGCTGGTCCTCGCGGTCGCGGGTGTCGGCGTCTACGGCATCGTGCTGGCCGGCTGGTCGTCCGGTTCGACATACCCGTTGCTCGGTGGCCTGCGGTCCAGCGCCCAGGTCATCTCCTACGAGATCGCGATGGGCCTCGCGCTCGTCGCGGTGTTCCTGTACGCCGGGTCGATGTCGACGAGTCAGATCGTGCTGGCCCAGAAGAGCCTGTGGTACTGCATCCCGGCGTTCTTCTCGTTCGCGGTCTACATCGTCACCATGGTCGGCGAGACCAACCGTCTGCCGTTCGACCTCGCCGAGGGTGAGGGCGAGCTGACCGGTGGATTCCACACCGAGTACTCCTCGCTGAAGTTCGCGATGTTCTTCCTCGGCGAGTACGTCAACATGTTCACCGTGTCCGCGCTGGCCACCACGCTCTTCCTGGGCGGCTGGCAGGCGCCTCCCGGGATCGCGGCCATCGGCGGCGGCATGTTCAACGGCGGCTGGTGGGGCCTGCTGTGGTTCGTCATCAAGCTGTGGCTGTTCATGTTCTTCTTCGTCTGGCTGCGTGGTTCGCTGCCGCGTGTGCGCTACGACCAGTTCATGCGGCTGGGCTGGAAGGTCCTCATCCCGAGCACGCTGGTGTGGGTCGTCGCCGTGGCGTTCCTGCGCGCGTCCAACGAGGGCTTCCTCGGGCACTCCACCGTGTTCAACGGCCGGATGCACCGCTCCACGCTGATCGTCATCGTGATCATCGTGCTGCTCGTGCTCGCCGTCGCGTGGATCTACGACTACAAGGCCGCGGCACGGGAGAAGGCGATCCCGCCGGAACCGACCGAGATCGACCCGTTCGCGGGTGGGTACCCGGTGCCGCCGATGCCGGGGCAGACCCTGCGCGAGCCGGCGCCCGCGTTGACGCCGTCCACGGCATACCAGACCAGCGAGACCGATTCCGATGCGGAGGACAGTCGTGGCTGA
- the nuoK gene encoding NADH-quinone oxidoreductase subunit NuoK gives MTLTSYIYLSVILFSIGSAVVLLRRNAIIVFMGVELMLNAANLAFVTFARMRGSLDGQVIALFVMVVAAAEVVVGLAIIMAIFRARRSVSVDDANLLKL, from the coding sequence ATGACACTCACCAGCTACATCTACCTGTCGGTGATCCTGTTCTCGATCGGGTCCGCCGTCGTGCTGTTGCGTCGCAACGCGATCATCGTCTTCATGGGCGTCGAGCTGATGCTCAACGCCGCCAACCTCGCCTTCGTGACGTTCGCCCGCATGCGCGGCTCGCTCGACGGCCAGGTCATCGCGCTGTTCGTGATGGTGGTCGCCGCCGCCGAGGTCGTGGTCGGCCTCGCGATCATCATGGCCATCTTCCGCGCCCGCAGGTCCGTGTCGGTCGACGACGCCAACCTGCTGAAGCTGTGA
- a CDS encoding NADH-quinone oxidoreductase subunit M: MSDFPWLTTLGVIPLVGAAVVWALPKGSARNSRVVALVFSLLTLVVGVIAATQFKTGGGHGQFQLTETHSWIPEFGVSYALGVDGMALTLILMSVVLVPIALIAAWNDVPEGGRREQSYFALILVVETFMIGVFAATDVFLFYVFFEAMLIPIYFLIGLYGGPRRQYASVKFLLFSLLGGLIMLVAVIALYQQGPGGDHGFLVSTLTGLHMSASTERLLFVGFFIAFAIKAPMWPVHTWLPDAATEAKPAVAVLLVAVLDKVGTFGMIRFCLQLFPDASKWATPVVIILAVISVIYGAIAAIGQNDMMRLIAYTSVSHFGLIVLGIFAVTQTSVIGSQLYMINHGFTTAALFLFVGFLIVRGKSKNITDYGGWQRTTPVLAGVFLTAGLSALSLPGLNSFVSEFLVLVGSFQRYPVAAGISVTVVVLAALYILLMYKNVFTGPKQQLVAAADGTLALGEDGLRPKTGITTTLFDEPEIAKEDVPAQARVRGSDIQDLGARERLVAGLLIAFMLLLGFFPKPALDLLRPAVDSTLQHVHVHDPAPHAGVSIEGSSK, encoded by the coding sequence ATGTCGGACTTTCCCTGGCTGACGACGCTCGGCGTCATACCCCTCGTGGGTGCTGCCGTCGTGTGGGCGTTGCCCAAGGGCTCGGCGCGCAACTCCCGCGTGGTGGCCCTGGTGTTCTCGCTGCTGACCCTGGTGGTCGGCGTGATCGCCGCGACGCAGTTCAAGACCGGCGGCGGGCACGGGCAGTTCCAGCTGACCGAGACCCACTCGTGGATCCCCGAGTTCGGGGTGTCCTACGCGCTGGGTGTCGACGGTATGGCGCTGACGCTCATCCTGATGAGCGTCGTGCTGGTGCCGATCGCACTGATCGCCGCCTGGAACGACGTGCCCGAGGGTGGGCGGCGCGAGCAGAGCTACTTCGCGCTGATCCTGGTCGTGGAGACCTTCATGATCGGCGTCTTCGCCGCCACCGACGTCTTCCTCTTCTACGTCTTCTTCGAGGCGATGCTGATCCCGATCTACTTCCTGATCGGGTTGTACGGCGGCCCCCGGCGCCAGTACGCCTCGGTGAAGTTCCTGCTGTTCTCGCTGCTCGGCGGGCTGATCATGCTGGTCGCGGTCATCGCGCTCTACCAGCAGGGCCCCGGCGGCGACCACGGCTTCCTGGTGAGCACCCTCACCGGGCTGCACATGTCGGCCTCGACCGAGCGGCTGCTGTTCGTCGGCTTCTTCATCGCCTTCGCGATCAAGGCGCCGATGTGGCCGGTGCACACCTGGCTGCCCGACGCCGCGACCGAGGCCAAGCCGGCCGTGGCCGTGCTGCTGGTCGCCGTGCTGGACAAGGTCGGCACCTTCGGGATGATCCGGTTCTGCCTGCAGCTCTTCCCGGACGCCAGCAAGTGGGCGACCCCGGTGGTGATCATCCTGGCGGTGATCTCGGTGATCTACGGCGCGATCGCGGCCATCGGCCAGAACGACATGATGCGGCTGATCGCCTACACCTCGGTGAGCCACTTCGGGCTGATCGTGCTGGGCATCTTCGCGGTGACCCAGACCTCGGTCATCGGCTCGCAGCTCTACATGATCAACCACGGTTTCACGACGGCGGCGTTGTTCCTGTTCGTCGGATTCCTCATCGTGCGGGGCAAGAGCAAGAACATCACCGACTACGGCGGCTGGCAGCGGACCACCCCGGTCCTCGCCGGCGTCTTCCTGACCGCGGGTCTGTCCGCGCTGTCGCTGCCCGGGCTCAACTCGTTCGTCTCGGAGTTCCTGGTGCTGGTCGGCTCCTTCCAGCGCTACCCGGTCGCGGCCGGCATCTCGGTCACCGTGGTGGTGCTCGCGGCGCTCTACATCCTGCTGATGTACAAGAACGTCTTCACCGGTCCGAAGCAGCAGCTGGTGGCTGCCGCCGACGGGACGCTGGCGCTGGGCGAGGACGGTCTGCGTCCGAAGACCGGCATCACCACGACGCTCTTCGACGAGCCGGAGATCGCCAAGGAGGACGTGCCGGCGCAGGCCCGCGTGCGCGGGTCCGACATACAGGACCTGGGTGCGCGTGAGCGCCTGGTCGCCGGCCTGCTGATCGCGTTCATGCTGCTGCTCGGCTTCTTCCCGAAGCCCGCCCTGGACCTGCTGCGGCCCGCGGTCGACTCCACCCTGCAGCACGTCCACGTCCATGACCCGGCACCGCATGCCGGCGTCTCCATCGAGGGGAGCAGCAAGTGA